The genomic DNA GAGCCGAGTGTGCGAGAACAGAGGCGACACAGGCCTGTCACTATCTGCCCCGGATCACAATGGCTCCCTCCAGCCTCTgctcatcaccatcattatgAAAATCACCAGCTGGCATCTGCCCAGGCGGACAAGGGGCTCTCTGACTATTAGGGGGTCacgcatgacacacacacacatcgcctgtggcagcagcacacacactacTCTCCCCCTCTCTAATCTGCCCAGATGCCAGACAGTCAGTGGGTGAGGGAGTCAGACCGGGCGCCCTGATGTTTGGGCTCACGGTAAAGTAACcccctccacacaaacacacacaaacacacacacacacacacacacacacacacacacacacacacaccctcgacAACGGCTCGTATCCAGTAATCTGCCCAGATGGTAAATGGGCTTACTGCATGTGGGGATCACAGGGATTCGTGTTggttaatgtaaaataaaagggtTTTCAGGGTTTTCACTCAGTATTTACAGTTGACAAAGAGGCGGCGAGCCGTCTCACTGATAACGGAGTGAAATTAGTACAAGGCCGAGGGTTTGATTCCCGTTTAGTTTCACTGACATGACTTGTGTCAAAATTCAGCAGGTTGCGCTGAGGAAGTTGGAGGAAATTTAATTGAGGCCTAAGGTTTATTGACAttatcaagttaaaaaaaatctaatttgtttaatctcaacaaaaaccaaagtaaGTTGTGGTTTTACTGCTTTTCTCACGACTATTTCTTCCTCTATCTTCACACTCAATTCTGTATTTACAAAAACGTCAAACTGTGAACTGCTGCTTTCTTTGCGTGCTGGACTACAAGTACACATATAGAtcactgttgttattattattctaaagGAGAGATAATAGTACCACTAAAGTAAAGGCACAACATGGCGCTTGTAAGATGTAAAGACGTCCACACGTTGCGGAATGTACCCAGTGACTGACCTGCCTCTGCACCCTCTCGTTCTCCTCCTgcgcctccttctcctcttgaGCTCGCTCGGCGTCGTCCCTCAGACGCTGCTGCTCGGCCATGAAccgagcctcctcctctctgcgctTCCGCTCCTCGGCCTCCCGGACCATCGCCTCCTCCCGCAGGATCCTGAGAGGACGTTTTTTGCGAAGGATCAGCGGTTTGTGGGAGAATAGTTTGTGTAACACATTATCCATTGTgaggtgtttctgttattttgtcaaatccCTGTATCAGTTGACAATCTTACACTTATAAATTAGTCAACTCTTTGGCACACTGTTCACATGTTTTGGATGAATATGAACACGTGACGAAAAACGAGGTGTTTCGTTGGCTGACAGCGGACTGACTGAGTCTGACCTGTTCCTTTGCTCCTGCTCCAGacgctcctgctcctccctctcccgctgCTCCCGGGCTTGTCGGCGTTTCTCTGCCAGGACTCGAGCAGCCTCCTCCTGGTTGTTAGTGCCTGCCGACGGCTTGTTTGCCGGTGCGGCTGCGGCGGGGGCGGGGGTGGAGGCAGCGGCGGTGGCTGTggcagcgacagcagcagcgggTGCAGCAGAAGGGGCAGGATTACTGGCggaggctgctgcaggagaagcagCCGAGGCCCTCGGCTCAACACCCGGCGCCGCAGGAGGAGCATCTGATACAAGCGGTGGGCTGGGGGAAGGAGGTGGAACCCGTGCAGTGGAAACCACGATGGCAGGAACATTAGTGGAGGCTGTAAGAGAGACGACAAAGAGACGAGGTGATGCTTCTGTTTTCTGAAAGCCACATGGTTTAAGAATGAAGTGAAGAAACATAACCACAGACACAATAAAGAACCAATGAACAATCATcagtcttcacacacacacacacacactgcagaggcCATTTGTTCACATGATTGTCGGCCAAATCCTCCAGGTCACCTTGAAGCCCGGATAGTTGTACACTCACTCTTTTTCTCCTCGGGGGTGTCTGACTGCTGGGGCTCGTGGCCCGTTTCCACGGCGACCGCTGTGACCGTCTGGGGCTGTACCCTGGCGGGCGTCTGGGCCCGTTTAGGTCGAGTCTTGGTGCCAGGAGGAGGTGTCTTCTTGCCCACGGGGGTCTTGGAGGCCGCTGCTTGAACCAAGGGCGACAAGGGGCGACTTTTGGGGGCGGCGGGCGACGGAGGTCTTTTTTTCGGCTTCGGGGTGCTGAGGAaggggacagaggagacgatgaaagaaggaggagagagagtcaaagagaagagaaagtgaGTTGGTAGAACAGTGCAATGAGTAATGAGGTTCCCAGTGCAGCGCCGCAAGCCCATAACTGGGTCATGAGCGACTCAATCTGAAACTCCGCATTCTGTCTCCGTGTCTCTTCTGCTGAAGGGGGTTGTTGTAacatgagaggaggggaggcagggagacgagggaggtttttttaaaaaaaaatttcaagcATCAGTCAGGAAAACCCCATTCGGTCTACAAGCTCCTCAAtctcgcacaaacacacctgctGTCGGCGGACTGTGGACTGAACGGTGTCCAGCAGAGTCGCTTCTAGAGGTCAGAATTTACAGTAGCACCTCGGACCATCTGTCAGACATTAACATGTTCCAAGGATAAAGCTTAGTACACACAAGctcccttctctctgtttctttctcttagCCTCCCTGCTATATTAGCTAAATTCAGATTAATTGAATGTTTTCCTGGTTAAAAATGCAGACTACAAATATAACGGTCCCGTTCATCTGAGCTGATACCTGGTCTCCGACCTGGATCTCGTGATCGTAGTGGCAGGCGATGTCGTCTGTCTCCTTTTCGGCACTCTCTCGCTTGAGAGAGAGTTCTTCTCTTTCTCgttctccctctccttgtctttcttctctttcttctttttatccaACTTGAataaagagaggaaacacaaacaaccgcACAGCATTATAGCACAGGAAAAACAACTGTCTTCAATAACGGCAATCCTTTGTACATGTCGTTTACAAGTTTAACTGTGGGATGACtatgggattttaaaaatgcttttagAACATTTTAATATGCATTGTATGTGTATACGCtcatgtgtgcagtgtgtatttGCCGCCTACCGGCGTGGAGTTTCGTCGACGCTGGCGCTGGGTGATGTCCGGCGTGCTGGCGGAGGAGACCCTCCAGCGCTCGGCGGAGTTCCGGTGCGGGTGGTGATGGGAGGAGGCGTTCAGCGGGCTGGCAGAGGCTGAACGGGAGCAGTGGTGAGAGTCTGAGTGACACATAAACATGCAGAGAGAGCGGCAACAGGGCCGGGGGtcagggccccccccccacacacgtacacaccaCGCTGAGTGACGAGAAAGCCTCTGAGCGAACGAGTCGATCGTTCTCACTGATTAGACTTACACGCTTAATCATCTTTGATTTTATCCATCGCCCCATTTCCCTACAGATATCAAATCAACAATTGTTCTTACAACTGAATAATTGttaaaagcttctttttttttaagacaattGATTTAGCTGCTTCCAGCTTCTCACAGGTGAGATTAAGATTGTTGTCTCTATTTAATATTCATCTAAAACTGAAATTTGAAGATGCCACCGTTGGATCCGAGAAGCCCTGGGGTGCATCTCTCACTACTTTTTACACTACATGATTAATTATACAAATAATCTTCCGATTAACCTGCTGTTTCCAAAGTCAAGTATTGTCTTTGCCCTCTATCACCAAAGAGCTCCATGTAAAAAACGGGAATAGAAATAGGAAAGGAGCAATAGCGAGAGGAAAAAGCCTAAAACACAATGAGAAGAGTGATAAATGATGTGGActtttctgttctttgtgttATTAGCCACAAAAGCTGTTTCTCCCTGCAGTTATGTGCacaaaagagggagggggcggggtggTCACTGTGGTTGGGGTCTCACACTCACGAGAGTCGCTGCTGTTGAGGAGGGTGGCGGCGCTGCGGCTGCGGGCCAGGAAGGACAGCGTCGGCGTCATGAGCCTCTCCACGATCCGGCTCTCCCACGGGCTGAGACGCAGACTGCGGGCTGACAGGAGAGGAGGCGACGTCAGTGTCGGGTTACTGTTAGTCGTGccaagctacacacacacacacatgtacatgctGGCACTTGAACACATAGTAGATACTTTTCGTATGCACGGAAACACCATCACAtctctccacaaacacacacacacacacacacacacacactcacacacacacacacacacacacacacacacactgacactgcagGAGATGTACCATTCCTTGCTGAAGATAATGCAGCACgagctctcttctctctcacacacacacacacacacacacacacacaaacacactgactacAGTCTGCCTCCGTCTGACGCAGAGTGGAGTTTGTTGCAGTGCATTCATCTGCTGCTGAAgacatctttaaaataaattcctCCGCGAAAACAGTTTGCAGTTCACCCACTTTATCCGGaggtgaaacagaaaaataagtGCGACCATAATGTTGCAGACAATCCTGTGATGCACAGGAAAATGATGAGCCTGCACGACGACAAAATGTGGTCGAACCAGTTGAACCATTTTTGGGGTTTAAAATCGAAAcgtttgcttttgttgttgctgtttttaaagtACGCTTGACTTACCTGGGAGGTTTGATAATTCATTTTGTGAGAACATTGGTATTGCAGCATTTGGAACATGAATACGACCCAAGTTTACctttaactgttttttgttcCTCCCACTGAAAAGCTCCCTCATCCCATGAGGCTTTTACTGCCACTTCAAAGGTTTGTAAAACACAGACTCCAGTCTGCTGATTCAGACACATAACACAGGATGAATGACCGAACTTTCGCCTACGTGTCGCACACAGTACCCGACATTTGGTAACAAAACACAGCTTagcaaaaaacaccaaatcaaTTTTCATTGCTCAccacgcacaaacacatatcACACACAAGCGAGGCTGTTATTTACTCTACCTCACTCAAACCCAGTGCAGTGCAAAGGCCCTGTCAGTTTCTGGTAAGTTCAGAATTAGTGCTGTTTGTCctcaatgcaacacacacacacacacacacacacaaacacacacacactcttctgaCCTCAGCACCATTCTGCTATTATGCAGTGTGTATGTGACTGAGTGTCGTGTGATGAAGACTCAGCACATACGACAGAGACACAGCAGCATAAAACCCAAAGCATTGGAATGAGggatggagaaaaacaacaacatgaacaccaaGACTTCGTTCTCTCATGAGCAAGGCGAACTTGAGTGTCAGATTAATCGCAGGGATCGGTCTGAAAATGTTCTGTTCGACACTATACAGTAGATGCCTGTGTATGAATATTATAAAAGCACAACAAGACAAATACTAGAAAACCTCAAAAGGAGAAGAATGAGATCAAATGTCTTTGACAGAATCTGAATTTCAGAAGCAAAAAGTGCAGTGGAGCCTTGTTCTAGTACATCTCTGTACTGTTTTCACTGACTGACATCGTGTACTTATTATACTGTTTCACTTCACTGCTCCTTTAGAATCAGCTTGTGAAATACACCAGACAACACAACAAGTGCACGGGGAGACAAAGACGAACAGATGGACCGTCTCAACGTCAGGCCTAATGAATCCAGTTGGTCTCTCGTGAcacaaaacatgacaacatgcTGTGCGACGATGTTGCGCGCTGGCGACTTTACTCGTGGCTTCTTTTCAGTGCTCTGTTGTAGTGTATCACAAACACTGATGACAATTGTGCAATCACAACAGCGCcggccaaaaaaaaatgaaagaaccGTCAGCGTGTGCGACTTAGGTTGTTTTCCACGCatttaacaaaaacaccaaTTTCGCTCCTTGTGTCATCGACTGGCTCTTTCTCACACAGCAGCGCAGGCAGTCACCTCTGCTGTACAACGCACGGATCATTTTTCCCCGACCTGCTTTATGACTAACCGATAACCCTGACTACCTTCTtcctgttgctaggcaacagtggtttccctcctccccttctctctctccaatgCGGCAAGAGGAGGCCGAGTTGCGCCTGCCCGGTGATCGACTGTTCACCCGGCGGTAGATTGATGCCTGGCTCTGTGAACGTCACCTCCCCCCCGCCTCCAAACTAATATCGACACACTACGCTGGTGTGCAAGAGCATCTCCGAAGGCCACAAACTGCGGCTCTGATCTCAACTCTGACCCCGCAGgagtattgttattattattattactccaAATCGTCCTTTCGTGTGTCTGCAGTATCGGGGGAATCCGTATTAGTGATGATCGAGGCAAGCAAATCGGAGTCTCTGTATTGTGGTGACGGGGGAAACCGAGAGCCGAGCTGCTGATTGCACTTGTGGCTGATACCGATCTGTGATGACACACATGTCATGAGATGTGACGAATCTGACGTGAAGACAACTCAGGAAGTCTGATGAAACGATGATGTAACATGCTTATTCGAATATTCACTTCATACAAGGCAGTGTGTTGTTGTCACCCATGAccagtttcattttttcatactaaatgattgtgtttttgaaaaaaaaaggagaatatcattttatttagtAATATCCCGAAATGTTCCTGTTAAAGTAACACACGGATATCAGTGAGTCTAccactgaaatatctcaacaactttaacaaatcttttccttttgttcacACATTCATGGCCCCCTGAGGATGAATCCCCTACTCTACCCCTAATCTACCCCTACTCTACTATTGGAAGGATTCATGATCCCCCTTCAATGATCCCCTAACTTTTAATCTAGCATCATCATATGTCAAGActatgtaaatttaaaaagaagaaatatcatAATCATGAATAACCACCACTACTGTCTACCTCTTGTTTGTAATAACAACATATAAACTTTcttgtcttttattgttttaacaacatgttgcatttttcttaaaattcaTGATGTAACATGAAttcatgttattaaaaaaaatcatgatatAACAAGTTGACAGCGATGTGTTAGGACGAGAAAACTTGTTGATGTGAAAGCAGAATAATCGATAATGTGgtgcaaatgagaaaatatgtCATATTAACGTGGAAGATGTTCTTGTCATGAAGTAAAGCGTGCGAGAACGAGAAACCTGTTCATGTTATAATGTCAAACTGAGGAGAAAATCTTGTCCATAGTAGCAGCAATATGCTGCAGTAAAAAACTGAGCAAGAGAAATATAATCTCTAAGTAAACATGCTTAAGATTTATATAAAACAATACATTAAACAATGCAGGTGCATTTAGTTTGTGTACTTCATTTACAGCAGTCACACTAAaataaccaccaccaccaccacaccaaaCCACCAACAGTAGAGTGGAGGggaacaaccaaaaaaaacaaaaacaggaaggtGTCGAGACAAGATGTGAACCCATGAAACAAACGTACCAAAATATATCACAAAGTATGGCTCGGTCATGTCGAGGTGAGAGGGAGGCTGATCAGAGATGCAGAAGAGACTTCAAATCAATGACAACcaccaactgaaaaaaaaaacaccacgaTGCATACGAGACCGAGAGTGTGAGAAGAGTGCTGGGGGGAGTAGGTGGTAAATGACCAGTCACCAAgcacaggcaggcaggcaggccaCCAGAGACGACAgttataatcataatcataataataaaaaagaaaagattagggtagaggagggtggagggggatgaataggaaggggagggaggaggaggaggaggaggaggaagcctgGTGGACATTGACGCCGGGTCGTCCTTACTTCTGTTGGGGGAGTTCCAGAGCGTGGCCGAGGACTTGGACAGCCTGTTGTTAATGACAGGGTCCACCTGTCTCGGCAAGTTGACCGTGGAGGCCGAGCATCTGCCTGCACCGGAGAGAACGCAACAGACAACAGCGGTTCACAAGGCGGCCGAGGTGCGAGGGCCGACTCCCCCTCGGTCCGGTCGCGGAGGAGAGCGGGGGGACTCACCGTTTCTCTGAGGTCAAACAGGCTTCTCATTACAgtttagaggggggggggggggggggggggaatttgaatttgaattcagACATGGGATAGAAAAGGGGGGGAAGGAACTTTGAGGAAAGTATGGGAAGGGTGTGGTATAGTTAGACTTGTCATTGAGAGGAACTGCTTAAagccttttctctccctcactgcaaaaaaaatgagccTTTAAAATATCACACGCTCTCGTGCACATCCAGGATCCTCCGCACTCTGGAGGAGAGAAACTCGTGTTGACCTCAGTGTCAGCAGCCCCGTCACACGTTAGACACCAGTGACAAGACAGTCTGAAGAGGGTAGTTAGCTCACGGCCCGGTGGAAATGACACTGCTCACACCGCTGAGCTAATGAAACGTGTTCGCAAcagcttcctcctctttctgcgtCGGTGTGATCGCTCTTTCCAAATCTTTGCCCCCACCGAAAAACTCAAACATTCATTGAAGAATTAAAACGGTTTAGCATCATACGTCACTCTTTAGGTCATCTGCCCCTGGTACCCCACCCTCATGACATCAAACCCTACACGAGCCATTTCCTTGAATTGCATCAGTTGGACCGGTGAGTCACAGTCTGTGCATCGTGCTCAGCAACGGGAGGATGCAACATATTCCTGTCATTGTATCCCGGCTCCTTTGAGCGAAACTCACTTTCTCTGCGGGACGTCTGGTTGAGTCCGCCCGCCCAGGACCACCTCTGCTGGCGGATCTCGGCCCACGTCTTCTTCGTGGACCTCTTGATAGCCGACTCGTATCTCTCCTGGAGGACCAAACGGTTTACACCCATCGCAGATCATTATACAGTTTAGAATCAGAGCTGCATGACCCCCGTTTTTCCAGCCCTCTAAATACAAAGTAAGTATATTTCCTAAAATGccaaacttttccttttaaatgaaATTGCAGTTAGGCGGAAAATACTGAGGTTAACTCACGGGGATGTGCAACTTTTGACAAGAACAAGACGTTTCACTTTAAGAGGTCGCTAAGCCAATGAGGTTGGGAACCGCTGCCGCGATCAATAACTGTTGAAAAACTCAAATTTCCAGTGAAAGGAAAAGCTGCGTTCATGACCCCATGGAAAATCGGATGTGTGCAGCAAATACTTGGCCTCACAGCTGATATTCAAGATGGGACCAAATTGCTGCAACACAGGCAATTTTCCAGTGGTCAAGATTCTACTAAGAATTGAGTTGATTTTTTCCACCCTGACTTCACACAACTCTGAATATTTTTGCAGAGCACGACACAGTTCTGTGTTTCCGGCAGTGAAAGGAATTTGCCTGCGTGTCTGAATATTTGCCCACGGACAAGATTCCACCAATTTTAAATCATATTAGCTCAGTGGTAACAATCAGAATGGTTTCGAGCGACTGCATCCTGAGTCAAACGTGGCTCCCCGCTCCGTCTCTTGTCACCTTGTTCTTCTCtagtttctgtctctgtttctcctccagcagagctCGGCGTTTCTCGGTCTTCAgccgctgctcctccagcttcctccggCGCTCCTCCAGCTGGCTCTCCCGCAGACGCCGGGCCTtgtcctccttctccagccACTGGGCCTTCTTCGCCGCTGAAGGGGCCACCACAGGGAAGAGAAGTCAAAATTTAGAACCGAGCAGGCGATTCCCACTGTTTTTGCTCCAACCATCGTGGATCGGGCATTGGTTGGGCAGTCAAGGATATTGTCTTGCGTCATTTCATCTGAGCTGTGTTCTCACATTTAACACATAATTTGGAAGGGGTGAAACAGATGCTTGTTACACTATGATGCCGACAACAGTAAATAGGCTGGAGTTTCCCACTGTGTTTTACAGCGGCCTCCAGCAGATCACACAGTTTCATTTGCACAAACGCTGCTGTGGCTCATTTCTTCGGGGAACAAATTAAACAGCAATCAATCCTCTTACATTAAACCGCCTCCGTGTTGTGCTGCCGTCGTCTGCCTTATAGATTTTACACTCTTCACTTTCACTTGTTGCTGAATTTGCTTAAGGTTAAGACAATGGAAGGCTCCGAATGGAGGAGGATGCGGTGGATGGGTTACATGCTGGATCCAACCGATGAGATGGGaatgaaatgtcttttgtgCGATCTCACATCGCTGTTATGTTAGACAGCATTAGGAATGCGTTGCAGTGGATTGAGCGGCTCTGCGAGGATGCggcagtgggtttttttgtgaggcAAAGACGAGTTTTGTGTTTAGTGCGGCATGCTGCGGCTTATCGTCACTAATGAGCCAAAGAGGCACACGAGGGTGAGCCTCGTCGACAATGTGAGAGCTTCACTCTCGCCTGAATCCAATTcctgaataaaatgaaatcccATTATGTCTGCATTCTGTTCAGCACAATTGAGATATGTGTCGGGTTAATGCACACGAGTGTGCTTTGCACATTTCTCATATTAAGACGATAGAtttgcacaaaatattttgtgcaaGGCTGCTGTTGCTGTAGTTGACATTCAGTCACATTTTCTGACTTGCATACAGTCCCTCAACATTGCACCATGTAATTACACACAGAAGCAGACTGCAGCAACCTAAACTTATCTCGGAGCGGCTGAGGCCGAGCGAACCTCGGGTGTTATCGATAAAAAGGGCAGCAGATTTCCCATTAAACTGTGTTGCGGCTGCAGCATGACCACATTATTACGTATGCTAATGAAAGCAGTAATTAAATCTAATCTGTCTTGAGATGTCTGCGCTCGGTTCGCGCTAATGACTGCTCATTTTTCACGCCAAGTGCCTCGGGCCCCCGAGGGACGTCTCCGCAGGGAAACGCCCACCGAACTTGGCACTGATTGGCTTGCTCGCGCTTTGGCCTTCGTCCACAGGGAGAAGCCCCCGTTTTTGAAAACTAGATATAGTCTTTCATGACTTTGGGCTGGCGCAATAGGTTTTAATTCTGCagccaaaataaaagtaaaaccaTGATTATAGGTTTGGGACATGcaagaaacacaaagtcagaaTGAAGTTGAGCTCAACATGAGCAGAAACAGCCGCGGGTTCGAGGGGTTCAGAAGTTTCACCTAAAATGACGACGGAAAACCGAGAAAAATCGATTGacggagggagaagaaagggcATGACGTGAAATGGAAGGAAATGGGATTCCCATCACAAGGTTgattatttcccaaaatgacaTGACCGCTGCGAACGCTCGTGGTTTTTTAGTGAAGCCCCTTACCTTGCAGCTGAGTTTGCTGTTCTGAGAGCCATGCAAGGAGAAACAATGAGAGACGTCAATAACCGTCAGTCACgagtgacacagacagaaagaaggaagTTGATACAGGGttaataaaaagaggaaaaaaggaataaaggtTTTTTCGCATCGAGTTAGTTTAAATAAATCCATGCTTCATTCTCTTCAAGTTAAAAGAGTTCTGCCCCAAAATATTTCCATATCGTTTTATCATTTCTCACCAATATATTTGGCCCGCTCCTCCCTCCGCTCCTTGGCAAGTTTCTGCCGTTGCTCTGAGCTCATGGAATCTatagggaaaaaagaaaaatacagagctTTAAGTTATGACCACAGAGGGATCATATATTCCTCATCTGGGCCTTGGAACATCTGAGGAAATCTCcaaggaggcgaggggagagagagaaatccctGCAGGGGAGCACGACGTCCCGGCACTGTCTCGACGAAGATGAATCTGTCATTGCAACTTTTGTTGCACCACAACAAGACGCTGCATACATGCAAGAACACAAGGAATTTCTACTGTTTACCTTGTGATCATCTCTTAGCTTCAGTGACATTGGTATTAATGGTTTTATGTACATGTGTTTTAAGTGAATGTTGTTTGTGGTGCttgaaatcaatgaaaatgtacagtatgttggaaAAAGTCTTTTCAGAAACAATAgtagttttttctgtttttgcaaagACATACAGCTGTTACTTTACTCTTTATTGTAACCGTGAGGTCATTTGTGCCAGGGTTTCATAATAATTGCATAATAATAACCCTCAACCTTGGAAAGTTGGAGGGGCGATTATCCCAAATTATAAAAACTATTTCTCCTGCACCAGTGAAAACAGTTCACAGTGAGGGCTGTGGCTTATCTGGAATAACGGGGACATTGTTTCTGGATACTTCAGCCTCTGTAGAATTTTCAGAAGCCGCGAACGCAGCATATGAGATCTGACAAAAATACTCCACCTTGGAAATATGAAACCCAAATTATCTGAGGTAATTGTGAAAATGACTGAATTATTTTGTCATCTATCTGACCTGAGCCTTTGGAATGTTACAGACGCATAAAatagacctttttttccctccatcaggACTTTTAATCCAGTCCTGGAGGATTTGGTAATTGATTCACTTTCA from Scophthalmus maximus strain ysfricsl-2021 chromosome 22, ASM2237912v1, whole genome shotgun sequence includes the following:
- the LOC118292087 gene encoding MAP7 domain-containing protein 1-like isoform X2 encodes the protein MDTMDYTELGNNFEAKLTLTNTSLPLQTDSQSIQSGDKCPVKDLLTPDDSAVTDLSTKTDSSPQTETPSKTDDSSKTDVRPSTPGSSSSPQPKKDSMSSEQRQKLAKERREERAKYIEQQTQLQAAKKAQWLEKEDKARRLRESQLEERRRKLEEQRLKTEKRRALLEEKQRQKLEKNKERYESAIKRSTKKTWAEIRQQRWSWAGGLNQTSRRESRCSASTVNLPRQVDPVINNRLSKSSATLWNSPNRTRSLRLSPWESRIVERLMTPTLSFLARSRSAATLLNSSDSHSHHCSRSASASPLNASSHHHPHRNSAERWRVSSASTPDITQRQRRRNSTPLDKKKKEKKDKERENEKEKNSLSSERVPKRRQTTSPATTITRSSTPKPKKRPPSPAAPKSRPLSPLVQAAASKTPVGKKTPPPGTKTRPKRAQTPARVQPQTVTAVAVETGHEPQQSDTPEEKKTSTNVPAIVVSTARVPPPSPSPPLVSDAPPAAPGVEPRASAASPAAASASNPAPSAAPAAAVAATATAAASTPAPAAAAPANKPSAGTNNQEEAARVLAEKRRQAREQREREEQERLEQEQRNRILREEAMVREAEERKRREEEARFMAEQQRLRDDAERAQEEKEAQEENERVQRQREEAEAKAREEAERQRVEREKHFQKEEQERLERKKRLEEIMKRTRKSDAGEKKDVKASPQVNGKDTELKKAPGSQQGVSSPVGNGVQPAAHQNGVSARGEAADFEEIIQLNKSGNAGQQQSGLVGEPILAFEGAEPFLMKTGPMKPQHVADLPPKPRQSNHFIQDKSNNRRSCESRESPQIHGGDARLMSLLEL
- the LOC118292087 gene encoding MAP7 domain-containing protein 1-like isoform X1 is translated as MDTMDYTELGNNFEAKLTLTNTSLPLQTDSQSIQSGDKCPVKDLLTPDDSAVTDLSTKTDSSPQTETPSKTDDSSKTDVRPSTPGSSSSPQPKKDSMSSEQRQKLAKERREERAKYIEQQTQLQAAKKAQWLEKEDKARRLRESQLEERRRKLEEQRLKTEKRRALLEEKQRQKLEKNKERYESAIKRSTKKTWAEIRQQRWSWAGGLNQTSRRESRCSASTVNLPRQVDPVINNRLSKSSATLWNSPNRTRSLRLSPWESRIVERLMTPTLSFLARSRSAATLLNSSDSHSHHCSRSASASPLNASSHHHPHRNSAERWRVSSASTPDITQRQRRRNSTPLDKKKKEKKDKERENEKEKNSLSSERVPKRRQTTSPATTITRSRSETSTPKPKKRPPSPAAPKSRPLSPLVQAAASKTPVGKKTPPPGTKTRPKRAQTPARVQPQTVTAVAVETGHEPQQSDTPEEKKTSTNVPAIVVSTARVPPPSPSPPLVSDAPPAAPGVEPRASAASPAAASASNPAPSAAPAAAVAATATAAASTPAPAAAAPANKPSAGTNNQEEAARVLAEKRRQAREQREREEQERLEQEQRNRILREEAMVREAEERKRREEEARFMAEQQRLRDDAERAQEEKEAQEENERVQRQREEAEAKAREEAERQRVEREKHFQKEEQERLERKKRLEEIMKRTRKSDAGEKKDVKASPQVNGKDTELKKAPGSQQGVSSPVGNGVQPAAHQNGVSARGEAADFEEIIQLNKSGNAGQQQSGLVGEPILAFEGAEPFLMKTGPMKPQHVADLPPKPRQSNHFIQDKSNNRRSCESRESPQIHGGDARLMSLLEL
- the LOC118292087 gene encoding MAP7 domain-containing protein 1-like isoform X5; protein product: MDTMDYTELGNNFEAKLTLTNTSLPLQTDSQSIQSGDKCPVKDLLTPDDSAVTDLSTKTDSSPQTETPSKTDDSSKTDVRPSTPGSSSSPQPKKAAKKAQWLEKEDKARRLRESQLEERRRKLEEQRLKTEKRRALLEEKQRQKLEKNKERYESAIKRSTKKTWAEIRQQRWSWAGGLNQTSRRESRCSASTVNLPRQVDPVINNRLSKSSATLWNSPNRTRSLRLSPWESRIVERLMTPTLSFLARSRSAATLLNSSDSHSHHCSRSASASPLNASSHHHPHRNSAERWRVSSASTPDITQRQRRRNSTPLDKKKKEKKDKERENEKEKNSLSSERVPKRRQTTSPATTITRSRSETSTPKPKKRPPSPAAPKSRPLSPLVQAAASKTPVGKKTPPPGTKTRPKRAQTPARVQPQTVTAVAVETGHEPQQSDTPEEKKTSTNVPAIVVSTARVPPPSPSPPLVSDAPPAAPGVEPRASAASPAAASASNPAPSAAPAAAVAATATAAASTPAPAAAAPANKPSAGTNNQEEAARVLAEKRRQAREQREREEQERLEQEQRNRILREEAMVREAEERKRREEEARFMAEQQRLRDDAERAQEEKEAQEENERVQRQREEAEAKAREEAERQRVEREKHFQKEEQERLERKKRLEEIMKRTRKSDAGEKKDVKASPQVNGKDTELKKAPGSQQGVSSPVGNGVQPAAHQNGVSARGEAADFEEIIQLNKSGNAGQQQSGLVGEPILAFEGAEPFLMKTGPMKPQHVADLPPKPRQSNHFIQDKSNNRRSCESRESPQIHGGDARLMSLLEL